The Geminocystis sp. M7585_C2015_104 sequence ACTAATGGCAAACAGGTAAATGTAAAGCAAAATGAGAGGGATGAATGGCAGATAGGATTTCATGATTCTCTGAGTCAACCCCCACTGAGGCAAAAAAATCATAATCATCCAGAGGGGAATTACATATAAATTAGCCAAACTAAATAAAAGATTTAACTCCATTATTCACCTCATAGAATTGGCAATCAATTTGGGCGTCTTCGGCTGTCTTGTTTGATGGCAACAGACTGTGGTGGGAGTAGCAATACAATCAAAATACCCGTCGGCTGGTTAATGGTTAAA is a genomic window containing:
- a CDS encoding DUF4281 domain-containing protein; the encoded protein is MELNLLFSLANLYVIPLWMIMIFLPQWGLTQRIMKSYLPFIPLILLYIYLFAIS